From Strix uralensis isolate ZFMK-TIS-50842 chromosome 1, bStrUra1, whole genome shotgun sequence, a single genomic window includes:
- the ICE1 gene encoding little elongation complex subunit 1 isoform X1: protein MMPGETPPPPAGTAAAAACANCGVLQQNINEYVAALIALKQKMIDGDRLLTEYQQKCTELQFAEREISALRCQVEQMLQKILPLEKCQEELGSLKAELEEKKSSLKIYRESQLEYGKIKEEIVNSDAVRKKLETKVKKLEEAATKHAQDFRQLKTEKKRLEKELKKAQGKLDGVIKEKCRKVKHVETQSSSEDLTTDIDKEKIKLLLEELWMCIDSATGKRENQENDPVLASVQDKAWPGKRSQTATEETVQIHQKMRKCDGKTLPWYSSLESVTKQNSVTAMQLQASTEPFGGDCVENRTTEERLHGGEDETVDVIKQTDGAHSSSDFSDQEQKGPGGSVMDILNWARPLPALLSPVQLSPLTTEDMLFGEVTSSSDEEVDCSTSAAEDILQEDQVPSQSFHVFSLNEECNTQSKSCEHGLDAEISRNLSWNENNVHISPKMSSKEEGDAETKEAEAATLIINMETNKDYLEENSENMQTEKREPTEATAHESEAIEEQKGDSEDVHSEEGDSLSGFTLHSLKPQNQVEKCSDIEQTEENVILIRAGAYEGIHEKHGELMTAEGDGLSGERETPGTVSAPQNVTDLPPEQCTVIQSKDSEEKSDMLIQNEVVENESKNIIEVTNLASDIGENIKQVIIGEEITAAIQMKGLCAEANNERELSENVLSDPSGSKSFCEVECPKNLMMQHDGEGIIMDTEADTGATEISAHSQCSEIKPDSEEILEKQCVQTIKGEADRECEAETAKVSGHYLPVSATEGIRNSLSMDDIDKNVSMERTAFPKDDEQLKTEDINITRPETIELAMKYNRESVLEMDESSELLHSAENGKLIDINEGEYLKGKPHQEDNGSNLSQGKSDLESMLALPKTACVTDAESSVAKCESSVLDFTEIKDELKQPENPCSTLECVLPKTQNFRVFESQESECKVNPEDFREESSELLERVDTIESVLVASNLTSQAQCAKPLNQLLVTENVTCDEIKGELNKQSKELVTETCSISFKWEENVVKKNNISEIICQPTSEMDFNSSLAFSTQGDLEMDCINTEETDSPMQVGIGLESTIPPDLNCSLQKVVSFGETNCTEKAAFSHTWENKGNKNCVTGSAFNCSSESLEEGAEILSAEKDNTCRELDCPEKEHIRKNEVKIPGENEQPVDKEPQLSVEAQILDANSHNKNTCILQKSGDQESGCRTSTWEVRTDPSRTGSLTAGGESKDLDSFEASGKNAIKRTKNYFGMPEQSNESEEKDCSIQKVRYVKCSECVPLFTKELRGSRRIAVDALETGAIVDADYQVCEFHSTMHPGNTLTVSHLKADAVVNMDTRCETNSSPGTANELSSVVEECYPNDLAIWKRELLVTSENTEGADECMVDTNRGGCVNDSEESLLKTETSKDFPVMPDASEGRLPLCQMLSRFSETCRLAVKNSKLNTRMLALGNFLEENDSKKLQSHVEQSLLTGDTEVSVFEEYNHNQTCTACNIGENNTDVILDGSSTKNIFVKYLPNPALSDVECNCQTVRQPSEPQKPVLEKLSMLESESCVDVAFKKNNKMKTKEQEPSEFSTVSTKSAAQVMHAKLSKRLFQGKRKKRTPKVKLTQPVLANADTSVPTKHSSETINKIRQEMGPPLPPLLPPLIATPPKAACTTSPVMSSTGRSSLLSPLDDLISPLRETPVPPLMSPLTDTPTVKSALLFSPPSPSEMAVGRRIRSSPLKFCTSIPKHALPVPGRFPLFAADSAAPGAPQENSVKILDTMYPELSARARTLNILKGNIQLNRCAFSDSQSLPGPVAQIGGFKAIASTSTAFVKTGSNLKSDSSKDQDKDVQNQQLFSSSSNHLEKRTLLPISMPRSAKRLRLDSEPPKLEPDDIAANGNTKNTISEMQEAFHDKSCEISDSAHSSSSEASLPVKKVVDPDCQKVSLALKKIAESCFDLLPVIKGHVYVGNISKIPVMRDEEKEVVYEFGIKNKHLAESLLHVILSKLKAQKNATNYNFNQALCRVYTGICRQLGDLERARLFCYSLLKEDFPDSEKLILFITNVWSDIFVFQGAINKAMQLVVRQSASNELLACLSAYLNWEQSSSLDAGIMVSNLLLEMQSCPKVEFQLSEQYGEDLSEDAWQYIFAVDLLCSHLKWDWTHDNVISKVLWPSMDKWVKKRKGHETAQSIPDSVIALTLRLIGRLGQIGLKEGYLAAVKNISSVIGLFVQHAKEEGVPWGVQLAAIYSLCDLGSSNPEGIVEAIHAWRATVLNNIPFAVTSGIAEITSLCKMELN from the exons ATGATGCCGGGAGAGAcaccgccgccgccggccgggacTGCAGCCGCCGCGGCTTGCGCGAACTGCGGCGTTCTCCAGCAG AATATAAATGAATATGTAGCCGCATTAATTGCACTGAAGCAAAAAATGATTGATGGAGA tcGTTTGCTGACAGAATATCAACAGAAATGCACTG AGCTTCAGTTTGCTGAACG AGAGATCTCTGCTCTTCGTTGCCAAGTGGAGCAGATGCTACAGAAAATCCTGCCTCTGGAAAAGTGCCAGGAAGAGTTGGGTTCCTTGaaagcagagctggaagagaaaaag AGTTCTCTCAAGATTTATCGGGAGAGTCAACTGGAATATGgtaaaattaaagaagaaatagtAAACAGTGATGCTGT gagaaagaaactggaaacaaaagtGAAGAAACTTGAAG AAGCTGCAACAAAGCATGCACAGGACTTCAggcaactgaaaactgaaaagaaaaggcTTGAAAAGGAGCTAAAGAAGGCGCAA gGAAAACTTGATGGTGTAATTAAAGAGAAGTGCAGAAAAG TTAAGCATGTGGAGACCCAGAGTTCCAGTGAAGATCTTACAACAGATATAGACAAAG aaaaaataaagctgttgttAGAAGAACTCTGGATGTGCATTGACAGTGCaacaggaaaaagagagaatCAGGAAAATGATCCTGTCTTGG cttctgttcAGGATAAGGCATGGCCTGGAAAAAGAAGTCAGACTGCTACAGAAG AAACTGTACAAATCCACCAAAAGATGAGGAAGTGTGATGGCAAAACGCTACCATGGTATTCTTCACTGGAAAGTGTTACAAAGCAAAATTCTGTAACAGCCATGCAACTTCAAGCAAGTACTGAGCCTTTTGGAGGTGACTGTGTTGAGAACAGGACTACTGAAGAACGTCTGCACGGTGGTGAAGATGAAACTGTAGATGTGATAAAACAGACTGATGGGGCACACAGCAGTTCAGACTTCTCTGATCAGGAGCAAAAGGGCCCAGGTGGAAGTGTGATGGATATATTGAATTGGGCCAGGCCTCTCCCTGCTCTACTTTCTCCAGTACAGCTTTCACCACTAACTACAGAG GATATGTTGTTTGGAGAAGTCACAAGTTCCAGTGACGAAGAAGTTGATTGCAGTACTTCTGCAGCGGAGGATATTTTACAAGAAGATCAAGTTCCTTCTCAGAGTTTTCATGTATTCAGCCTCAACGAGGAGTGTAACACACAGAGCAAATCATGTGAGCATGGTCTTGATGCAGAAATCTCACGTAACCTGAGTTGGAATGAAAACAATGTTCATATCAGTCCAAAGATGTCAAGCAAGGAGGAAGGAGATGCTGAAACAAAGGAAGCTGAAGCTGCTACTTTAATTATAAACATGGAAACTAACAAAGATTATTTAGAGGAGAATTCTGAGAATATGCAAACTGAGAAGAGAGAACCAACTGAAGCAACAGCACATGAATCGGAAGCCATTGAAGAACAGAAAGGAGATAGTGAGGATGTGCACAGTGAAGAGGGAGATTCCTTATCTGGTTTTACGTTACACAGTTTAAAGCCTCAGAATCAGGTGGAAAAATGTAGTGACATAGAGCAAACAGAGGAGAATGTAATCTTAATCAGAGCTGGTGCTTATGAGGGTATACATGAAAAGCACGGTGAATTAATGACTGCAGAAGGAGATGGATTATCAGGAGAGAGAGAAACTCCCGGGACAGTATCTGCTCCCCAGAATGTTACTGATTTGCCACCTGAGCAATGCACTGTGATTCAAAGTAAAGATTCTGAGGAGAAATCTGATATGTTGATACAGAATGAAGTGGttgaaaatgaatcaaaaaataTAATTGAAGTAACTAATCTGGCAAGTGACATAGGGGAAAACATAAAACAAGTGATAATTGGAGAGGAAATAACAGCTGCAATACAGATGAAAGGACTCTGTGCAGAGGCAAATAATGAGAGAGAGCTCTCTGAAAATGTATTGTCTGATCCCAGTGGTTCAAAATCCTTCTGTGAAGTTGAGTGTCCTAAAAACCTAATGATGCAGCATGATGGAGAGGGAATAATTATGGACACTGAGGCAGACACTGGAGCTACTGAGATCTCTGCACACTCTCAGTGCTCTGAAATAAAACCTGACAGTGAAGAGATACTGGAGAAACAATGTGTGCAAACAATAAAAGGTGAAGCAGACAGGGAATGCGAAGCAGAGACTGCTAAAGTCTCTGGACATTACTTACCTGTATCTGCTACTGAAGGAATCAGAAATTCATTGTCTATGGATGACATAGACAAAAATGTAAGTATGGAGAGGACTGCCTTTCCAAAAGATGATGAACAGCTTAAAACTGAAGACATTAATATAACCAGACCTGAGACTATTGAGCTAGCCATGAAATACAACAGAGAAAGTGTTCTAGAAATGGATGAATCGTCAGAGCTACTCCATAgtgcagaaaatggaaaattaatagATATAAATGAGGGCGAGTATTTAAAGGGCAAGCCACACCAGGAGGATAATGGTAGTAATTTATCGCAAGGGAAGTCAGACTTGGAAAGTATGCTTGCACTACCAAAGACGGCATGTGTTACTGATGCAGAAAGCAGTGTAGCTAAGTGTGAATCCTCTGTGTTagattttacagaaataaaagatgaacTAAAGCAACCTGAAAATCCGTGTAGTACATTAGAATGTGTGCTGCCCAAAACTCAGAACTTTAGAGTGTTTGAATCTCAAGAGTCTGAATGCAAAGTTAATCCAGAAGATTTCAGGGAGGAAAGCAGTGAGCTGTTAGAAAGAGTGGATACCATTGAGTCTGTCTTAGTAGCAAGTAATCTTACTTCTCAGGCACAGTGTGCAAAACCTCTAAATCAGTTGTTGGTCACTGAAAATGTTACATGTGATGAAATAAAAGGGGaattaaataaacaaagcaaGGAGTTGGTGACTGAGACTTGTTCCATTTCATTTAAATGGGAAGAGAATgttgtgaagaaaaataatatttcagagaTCATCTGCCAGCCTACTTCAGAAATGGATTTTAATAGCAGCTTGGCTTTTTCTACTCAAGGGGACTTGGAGATGGACTGtataaatacagaagaaacagatTCTCCCATGCAAGTGGGAATTGGCTTGGAATCCACAATTCCTCCTGATCTAAATTGCAGTCTTCAGAAAGTTGTCAGTTTTGGTGAAACTAATTGCACAGAAAAGGCTGCTTTTTCCCATACAtgggaaaacaaaggaaataaaaattgtgTTACAGGTAGTGCATTTAACTGTTCTTCAGAAAGCTTGGAAGAAGGTGCTGAGATCCTGTCTGCTGAAAAAGACAACACATGCAGAGAACTGGACTGCCCTGAGAAGGAACACATACgcaaaaatgaagtgaaaattcCAGGTGAGAATGAGCAGCCAGTAGATAAAGAACCTCAGTTGTCTGTTGAAGCACAGATTCTGGATGCAAACTCTCATAATAAGAATACTTGTATTCTCCAAAAGTCTGGTGATCAAGAATCGGGATGCAGGACTTCTACGTGGGAGGTTAGAACAGATCCTTCTAGAACTGGTTCACTAACAGCTGGGGGAGAAAGCAAAGATTTGGATAGTTTTGAGGCATCTGGGAAGAATGCCATAAAAAGGACTAAAAACTACTTTGGTATGCCAGAGCAAAGCAATGAATCTGAAGAGAAAGACTGCTCTATACAAAAAGTTAGATATGTGAAATGTTCTGAATGTGTTCCCTTGTTCACAAAGGAACTGAGAGGTTCCAGGAGAATTGCAGTAGATGCTCTGGAAACTGGTGCAATTGTTGATGCTGATTACCAAGTGTGTGAATTTCATTCAACAATGCACCCAGGAAATACTTTGACAGTTAGTCATCTAAAAGCAGATGCTGTGGTGAATATGGATACACGCTGTGAAACAAACAGCTCTCCAGGTACTGCAAATGAGTTGTCAAGTGTGGTTGAGGAGTGTTATCCTAACGACTTAGCCATTTGGAAAAGAGAGTTATTAGTAACCTCTGAAAATACTGAGGGTGCTGATGAATGCATGGTAGATACTAACAGAGGTGGATGCGTCAATGACAGTGAGGAAAGTCTATTAAAAACGGAGACATCAAAAGACTTCCCTGTGATGCCAGATGCTTCAGAAGGTAGATTACCTCTATGCCAGATGTTGAGCAGATTCTCAGAAACTTGCAGACTGGCTGTAaaaaacagtaaattaaatacaAGAATGTTAGCACTTGGTAATTTCTTAGAAGAAAATGATTCTAAAAAACTTCAGTCACATGTGGAGCAAAGTCTACTAACTGGTGATACAGAGGTATCGGTGTTTGAAGAATATAATCATAATCAAACTTGCACTGCTTGCAACATAGGAGAAAACAACACTGATGTTATCCTAGATGGTAGCAgtacaaaaaacatttttgtcaagTATCTTCCAAATCCAGCCCTATCTGATGTAGAGTGCAATTGTCAGACAGTTAGGCAGCCTTCTGAGCCACAAAAACCAGTATTGGAGAAGCTGTCTATGTTGGAGTCAGAGTCTTGTGTGGATGTTGCTTtcaaaaagaacaacaaaatgaaGACCAAAGAGCAGGAGCCATCTGAATTCTCGACTGTTTCAACCAAGTCAGCTGCCCAAGTAATGCATGCCAAGCTATCAAAGAGGCTGTttcaaggtaaaagaaaaaaaaggactcCAAAAGTTAAACTAACTCAGCCAGTTCTTGCAAATGCTGATACTTCTGTGCCAACAAAACACTCATCTGAGACTATAAATAAAATTAGGCAAGAGATGGGTCCTCCTCTGCCCCCTTTGCTACCACCTTTGATTGCTACTCCTCCAAAAGCTGCGTGTACCACGTCACCAGTAATGTCTTCTACTGGTCGATCCTCTTTGCTTTCCCCTCTTGATGACCTGATATCTCCACTACGTGAAACTCCTGTTCCTCCTCTCATGTCTCCATTAACAGATACTCCAACAGTAAAATctgctcttttgttttctcctccctcACCCTCAGAAATGGCAGTAGGTAGAAGGATTCGCTCCTCACCTTTGAAATTTTGTACATCCATTCCAAAGCACGCACTTCCCGTCCCAGGGAGATTTCCTCTGTTTGCAGCCGATAGTGCTGCGCCAGGTGCTCCTCAGGagaattctgtgaaaatattgGACACTATGTATCCAGAACTGTCTGCAAGGGCAAGGACACTAAACATTCTGAAAGGCAATATTCAGCTTAACCGATGTGCTTTTTCAGACAGCCAAAGTTTGCCGGGACCTGTTGCTCAGATAGGTGGGTTCAAAGCAATTGCATCTACATCAACTGCTTTTGTTAAAACCGGGAGCAATTTGAAATCTGATAGTAGCAAAGATCAAGACAAAGATGTGCAAAATCAGCAATTGTTTTCAAGCTCATCAAATCATCTTGAAAAACGGACACTGTTGCCAATATCTATGCCCAGAAGTGCAAAGAGACTAAGGTTGGACAGTGAACCACCAAAGCTGGAGCCCGATGATATTGCTGCTAatggaaatactaaaaatacCATCTCTGAAATGCAGGAGGCTTTCCATGACAAAAGCTGTGAAATCAGTGATTCAGCACACAGTTCCAGTTCAGAAGCATCACTACCAGTAAAGAAGGTTGTTGATCCTGACTGCCAGAAAGTTTCTCTGGCATTGAAGAAAATAGCCGAATCCTGTTTTGACTTGTTACCAGTTATTAAAGGCCATGTGTACGTCGGCAATATCTCAAAGATTCCAGTAATGagagatgaagagaaagaagttgTCTATGAATTTGGTATAAAAAACAAG CATTTAGCAGAGTCCTTGCTGCATGTTATTCTCAGTAAACTCAAGGCTCAGAAGAATGCCACAAATTACAATTTCAATCAGGCTCTATGTCGAGTCTATACAGGAATTTGTCGACAGTTGGGAGATTTGGAAAGAGCCCGCCTTTTCTGCTATAGCCTACTTAAAGAAG actTTCCAGACTcagaaaaattgattttatttatcaCAAATGTATGGTCTGACATATTTGTCTTCCAAGGTGCAATTAACAAAGCTATGCAATTAGTTGTCAGGCAGAGTGCAAGCAATGAGTTGCTGGCCTGTTTGAGTGCTTATCTCAACTGGGAACAG